The following proteins are co-located in the Spirosoma montaniterrae genome:
- a CDS encoding TrmH family RNA methyltransferase, with amino-acid sequence MLSKSRQTYIRSLHQKKYRQQYGAFLVEGTKSVQEVLQSSFEIEALIATEAFYKENVSLTDHQRTPVEIVSVADLQRIGTLESNNGALAVVRTKENRPLVADTGEIVLILDDIRDPGNLGTILRIADWYGVHKILCSETTADVYNPKVISASKGSFTRVQWWYGDIISLLQNSAENTTQPVYGAFLDGADVHTLPFGPGGYLVMGNESNGIRPDLEPFVTQRVTIPRYGDAESLNVGIATAVLLDNWRRVNGR; translated from the coding sequence ATGCTTTCAAAAAGTCGACAAACCTATATCCGGTCGCTGCATCAGAAGAAATATCGGCAGCAATACGGCGCGTTTTTAGTTGAAGGAACCAAGAGCGTTCAGGAGGTATTGCAATCCAGTTTTGAGATTGAAGCCCTGATTGCGACCGAAGCCTTCTACAAAGAAAACGTCTCGCTGACAGACCACCAACGAACGCCGGTTGAAATTGTATCGGTAGCTGATTTGCAGCGCATCGGTACGCTCGAAAGCAACAACGGTGCCCTCGCTGTGGTCAGAACGAAAGAGAACCGCCCATTAGTAGCTGACACGGGCGAAATTGTCCTGATTTTAGACGACATCCGCGACCCCGGCAACTTAGGCACCATTCTGCGTATTGCCGATTGGTATGGTGTTCATAAAATTCTGTGTTCCGAGACCACCGCCGACGTGTATAACCCCAAAGTGATTTCGGCCAGCAAAGGCTCGTTCACGCGCGTACAATGGTGGTACGGCGATATCATTTCATTATTGCAAAACAGTGCTGAGAATACGACACAGCCTGTTTACGGTGCCTTTCTCGACGGTGCCGACGTGCATACGCTACCCTTTGGACCGGGCGGGTATTTAGTGATGGGCAATGAATCGAATGGCATTCGGCCCGACCTGGAACCATTCGTAACGCAGCGTGTCACGATACCCCGCTACGGCGACGCCGAATCGCTGAACGTGGGCATTGCTACGGCGGTTCTGCTCGACAACTGGCGTCGGGTGAATGGACGTTAA
- a CDS encoding Rpn family recombination-promoting nuclease/putative transposase: MPDKYINPFTDFGFKKLFGEEANKDLLIDFLNQLLPEQGTITQLTYLKNEQLGTTEADRKAIFDLYCQNDRGEKFIVELQKAKQKFFKDRSLYYATFAVQEQAQSGDWDYRLKPVYTISVMDFQFDETAPDQFLHDVRLIEVATGEVFNDKLRFIYLEMPKFKKTEDELITRFDKWMYVIKNLGRLDRIPVRFQERIFEKLFSVAALANFNRNEQQAYQDSLKYYRDLKNAMDTMLEEGREEGRQIGLEEGRAEGELQAKQQIARQMKQLGLPTDQITTITGLSPDEIAQL; encoded by the coding sequence ATGCCCGATAAATACATCAACCCCTTCACCGATTTTGGTTTCAAGAAACTCTTTGGAGAAGAAGCCAATAAAGATCTGTTGATTGATTTTTTGAATCAGCTTTTACCCGAGCAGGGAACCATTACGCAGCTAACCTATCTCAAAAACGAGCAGTTGGGCACAACCGAAGCCGACCGCAAAGCAATTTTTGATTTATATTGCCAGAACGACCGGGGCGAAAAATTTATCGTAGAACTGCAAAAAGCGAAGCAAAAATTCTTCAAAGACAGGAGTTTATACTACGCCACATTTGCCGTTCAGGAGCAGGCGCAATCGGGCGACTGGGATTATAGGCTGAAACCCGTGTACACGATTTCGGTGATGGATTTTCAGTTCGATGAAACCGCTCCCGACCAGTTTTTACACGACGTGCGCCTGATAGAAGTAGCGACTGGGGAGGTTTTCAACGATAAGCTGCGGTTCATTTACCTTGAAATGCCCAAGTTCAAGAAAACTGAAGATGAACTGATTACGCGTTTTGATAAATGGATGTATGTTATTAAAAACCTGGGCCGACTCGACCGAATTCCGGTACGGTTTCAGGAGCGAATTTTTGAAAAGTTATTCTCCGTAGCGGCCTTAGCCAATTTTAACCGAAACGAGCAGCAGGCTTATCAGGACAGTTTAAAATACTATCGCGATTTGAAAAATGCAATGGATACCATGCTGGAGGAAGGCCGTGAAGAAGGACGGCAAATAGGTCTGGAAGAAGGACGGGCAGAAGGTGAGTTGCAGGCCAAACAGCAAATAGCCCGGCAAATGAAACAGCTTGGCTTGCCGACCGACCAAATCACGACCATTACGGGGCTTTCGCCCGACGAAATCGCCCAACTATAA
- a CDS encoding queuosine precursor transporter: MPSYSFTNKRTNLYIFLSAVFLTNALIAEIIGVKIFSGETLLGVPPAQIHLFGDFVLDFNLTAGAVIWPFVFVTSDIINEYFGKAGVRRISFLTAGFVAYSFLIIYAVTTLPPAQFWLDVNAKDGMGNPININNAFQLIFRQGLGIIIGSLTAFLIGQILDASVFQYLRRITGSRKIWLRATGSTLVSQLVDSFVVLGIAFYVFGNWSLAQVIAVGIINYLYKATTAILLTPVLYIAHALIDRYLGKEHAEELANESAMSSFM, translated from the coding sequence ATGCCTTCCTACTCGTTCACGAACAAGCGTACAAACCTGTACATTTTCCTGAGTGCGGTGTTTCTGACCAACGCGCTGATTGCCGAAATTATCGGCGTTAAAATCTTCTCGGGTGAGACCCTGCTGGGTGTTCCTCCGGCTCAGATTCATCTCTTCGGCGATTTTGTATTAGATTTTAACCTTACGGCGGGGGCCGTTATCTGGCCGTTTGTGTTCGTCACGTCCGACATTATCAACGAATATTTTGGCAAGGCGGGCGTTCGGCGAATTTCGTTTCTAACCGCTGGATTTGTGGCGTATAGCTTCCTGATTATCTACGCCGTAACCACGCTGCCCCCTGCCCAGTTCTGGCTCGACGTGAACGCTAAAGACGGGATGGGTAATCCTATCAATATCAACAATGCCTTTCAACTGATTTTTCGGCAGGGGCTTGGCATTATCATCGGTTCGCTCACGGCTTTTCTAATCGGGCAAATTCTGGATGCATCCGTTTTTCAATACCTGCGCCGAATTACGGGAAGCCGAAAAATCTGGCTGCGGGCCACCGGCTCTACGCTGGTGTCGCAGTTGGTCGATTCGTTTGTGGTGCTGGGTATTGCGTTCTATGTATTCGGCAACTGGTCGCTGGCGCAGGTAATTGCGGTAGGTATCATCAATTATCTCTACAAAGCTACCACGGCCATATTGCTTACACCGGTGCTATACATTGCTCATGCACTCATTGACCGCTATTTGGGCAAAGAGCACGCTGAAGAATTAGCCAACGAGTCGGCCATGAGTTCGTTTATGTGA
- a CDS encoding DUF6427 family protein — MLSFFRSYFPYQYASLLGLLLLIRLPLLLNPLPLLMPELNWMLVGEQMSQGDLLYRDIWDSLSPLSAMVYWGLNALFGRSQAALHAAATVVTIFQIIYFNYVANNRDLYADRSFWPGLMYMLFMHLSYDCLTLSPVLMSTSFLLLAFGTLVKQMDRRGATDEVFEVGFYIGIASLFYLPSALFILWATLSLLFFTGATFRQHSLSVFGFLFPIAAMLLYYYLNNSLDDLNRNLLSSVFRVRQYSLSDFQSLAASLLIPLGLGVLGFLSLFNTTSRYVNMQQRVQQIMVIWFIVAVLTIVLMPFLAPMSFLGFVPPMAYFAVFYFDHMRKAWLAELGFIMAFSLMLLLFYQGVLGLIPGAELGRLSQLRVQSSSLTARLTGQKILIIGEDLSAYRDNRPATPYLNWDLAKYDLKNLDNYEAVINVFDHFRQDPPDYIIDRENVVEKLFQRAPALALRYEKTETEGYTNGSNLYFYKS; from the coding sequence ATACTTTCCCTACCAATACGCCAGTCTGCTGGGATTATTGCTGCTTATCCGGTTGCCGTTGCTGCTGAATCCGCTACCACTGCTGATGCCCGAACTCAACTGGATGCTGGTTGGCGAGCAAATGAGTCAGGGCGATTTGCTTTACCGCGACATCTGGGACAGCCTTAGCCCGCTTTCGGCTATGGTTTATTGGGGGTTGAACGCACTCTTCGGGCGGTCGCAGGCGGCTCTGCACGCAGCCGCTACGGTCGTGACAATTTTTCAGATTATCTACTTCAACTACGTTGCCAATAACCGCGATTTGTATGCCGACCGTTCGTTCTGGCCCGGTTTGATGTACATGTTGTTTATGCATTTGTCGTATGACTGCCTGACGCTGTCGCCCGTATTGATGTCAACAAGTTTTTTATTGTTGGCCTTTGGCACTTTAGTGAAGCAAATGGACCGGCGCGGAGCCACCGACGAAGTGTTTGAAGTGGGGTTCTACATCGGTATAGCCTCTTTATTTTACCTGCCCTCGGCACTGTTTATTCTCTGGGCCACGCTGTCGTTACTGTTTTTTACGGGGGCCACATTCCGGCAACACTCGCTGTCGGTATTCGGCTTTCTATTCCCGATAGCCGCCATGCTTCTGTATTACTACCTCAACAACAGCTTAGACGACCTCAACCGCAACCTGCTGTCGTCGGTGTTTCGGGTGCGGCAGTATTCGTTGTCCGATTTTCAGTCGCTGGCAGCTTCGTTGCTGATTCCGCTGGGCTTAGGTGTGCTGGGTTTTCTGAGTCTGTTTAATACCACGAGCCGCTACGTAAACATGCAGCAACGGGTACAGCAGATCATGGTAATCTGGTTTATCGTTGCCGTGCTTACCATTGTGCTGATGCCGTTTCTGGCCCCAATGTCGTTTCTGGGTTTTGTTCCGCCAATGGCCTACTTCGCCGTGTTTTACTTCGATCACATGCGCAAAGCGTGGCTGGCCGAACTGGGTTTCATCATGGCGTTTTCGCTGATGTTATTGCTGTTTTATCAGGGTGTGCTTGGCCTGATTCCGGGTGCCGAACTGGGGCGGCTGAGCCAGTTACGGGTGCAGTCATCGTCGCTTACAGCCCGTTTGACAGGTCAAAAAATTCTGATTATTGGTGAAGACCTGAGTGCCTACCGCGACAACAGGCCAGCTACCCCCTACCTGAACTGGGATCTGGCGAAGTATGACCTGAAAAACTTAGACAATTACGAAGCGGTTATCAACGTCTTCGATCATTTCCGGCAAGACCCACCCGATTATATCATCGACCGCGAAAATGTCGTTGAAAAACTTTTCCAGCGTGCCCCGGCACTGGCCCTCCGCTACGAAAAAACCGAAACGGAGGGGTATACAAACGGAAGTAATCTATATTTTTATAAATCGTAA